A genome region from Cervus elaphus chromosome 18, mCerEla1.1, whole genome shotgun sequence includes the following:
- the LOC122674628 gene encoding protein FAM98A-like, with protein sequence MECDLMETDILESLEDLGYKGPLLEDGALSQAVTAGASSPEFTKLCAWLVSELRVLCKLEENVQATNSPSEAEEFQLEVSGLLGEMNCPYLSLTSGDVTKRLLIQKNCLLLLTYLISELEAARMLCVNTLPKKAQEGGGSEVFQELKGICIALGMSKPPANITMFQFFRGIEKKLKETLAKVPPNHVGKPLLKTPMGPAHWEKIEAINQAVANEYEVRRKLLIKRLDVTVQSFGWSDRAKSQTEKLAKVYQPKRSVLSPKSTISIAHLLAARQDLSKILRTSSGSIREKTACAINKVLMGRVPDRGGRPNEIEPPPPEMPPWQKRQDGPQQPAGGRGGGRGGYEHSSYGGRGGHEQQGGGRGGRGGGYDHGGRGGGRGNKHQGGWTDGGSGGGGGYQDGGYRDAGFQAGGYHGGHSGGYQGGGYGGFQTSTYTGSGYQGGGYQQDNRYQDGGHHGDRGSGCGGRGGRGGRGGRAGQGGGWGGRGSQNYHQGGQFEQHFQHGGYQYNHSGFGQGRHYTS encoded by the coding sequence ATGGAGTGTGACCTCATGGAGACTGACATCTTGGAGTCGTTGGAAGATCTGGGTTACAAGGGTCCATTGTTAGAAGATGGCGCTCTGTCTCAGGCCGTCACTGCTGGAGCCAGTTCCCCTGAGTTTACCAAACTCTGTGCTTGGTTGGTGTCTGAATTAAGAGTGCTCTGTAAACTAGAGGAAAATGTGCAAGCAACTAACAGCCCAAGTGAAGCTGAAGAATTCCAGCTTGAGGTGAGTGGGCTACTAGGGGAGATGAACTGTCCATATCTTTCACTGACATCTGGTGATGTGACCAAGCGCCTTCTCATTCAGAAGAACTGCCTCCTTTTGCTCACATACCTCATCTCAGAACTAGAAGCTGCCAGAATGCTCTGTGTGAATACTCTTCCAAAAAAAGCTCAAGAAGGAGGCGGTAGTGAGGTCTTTCAAGAGTTGAAAGGCATATGTATTGCTCTAGGAATGTCCAAACCTCCAGCCAATATAACTATGTTCCAATTCTTCAGAgggattgaaaaaaaattaaaggaaacatTAGCAAAAGTTCCACCTAAtcatgtgggaaagcctttattGAAGACGCCAATGGGACCGGCCCACTGGGAAAAGATAGAAGCAATTAACCAAGCTGTGGCCAATGAATATGAAGTTCGGAGAAAGCTGCTAATAAAGCGTTTGGATGTCACTGTCCAGTCTTTTGGCTGGTCTGACAGAGCTAAGAGTCAAACAGAAAAATTGGCGAAGGTTTACCAGCCAAAACGCTCAGTCTTATCTCCTAAAAGTACTATTTCTATTGCCCACCTTTTGGCTGCAAGACAAGACTTGTCAAAGATCTTAAGGACGAGCAGTGGCTCTATAAGAGAAAAGACTGCCTGTGCCATCAATAAGGTGTTGATGGGCAGAGTTCCTGACAGAGGAGGTAGGCCCAATGAAATCGAACCTCCACCCCCAGAGATGCCACCATGGCAGAAAAGGCAAGATGGCCCCCAGCAACCAGCCGGAGGACGAGGAGGCGGGAGAGGTGGTTACGAACATTCCTCATATGGAGGACGAGGAGGTCATGAACaacaaggaggagggagaggtggaCGTGGTGGTGGCTACGACCATGGTGGCcgagggggaggaagaggaaataagcaTCAAGGAGGCTGGACAGATGGAGGcagtggaggagggggtggctaCCAAGATGGCGGTTATCGAGATGCGGGTTTCCAGGCCGGTGGCTATCATGGTGGCCACAGTGGTGGCTATCAGGGCGGTGGCTATGGTGGCTTCCAAACATCTACTTACACAGGAAGTGGATACCAGGGTGGTGGATATCAGCAGGACAATAGATACCAAGATGGTGGGCATCACGGTGATCGAGGCAGTGGTTGTGGAGGGAGAGGGGGTCGTGGAGGCCGAGGTGGACGCGCTGGCcaaggaggaggctggggaggaagagggagccAGAATTATCATCAAGGGGGGCAATTTGAACAGCACTTCCAGCATGGAGGTTACCAGTATAATCATTCTGGATTTGGACAGGGAAGACATTATACTAGTTGA